A genomic window from Yoonia rosea includes:
- a CDS encoding CmpA/NrtA family ABC transporter substrate-binding protein produces MRNLFLSLAATTALASPAFADLLDLEKDELTFGFIKLTDMAPLAVAYEQGYFLDEGLFVTLEAQANWKVLLDGVIDGQLDGAHMLAGQPLAATIGYGTEAHIVTPFSMDLNGNAITVSNEVWDLMRPHVPSMEDGRPQHPISAEALVPVIEQFSAQGRPFNMGMVFPVSTHNYELRYWLAAGGIEPGYYSPENISGQIGAEAFLSVTPPPQMPSTMEAGTIDGYCVGEPWNQQAVFKGIGVPVITDYELWKNNPEKVFGLTAEFVEENPNTTKALVRALIRAAMWLDENDNANREAAVEILSRAEYVGADYEVIANSMTGTFEYEPGDVREVPDFNVFFRYNATYPFYSDAIWYLTQMRRWGQIPEAKTDDWYKEVAESVYRPDIYLEAAQSLVDDGLADPADFPWGSDGYKEPTPAADIIDGIPYDGRFPNAYLDSLPIGLKGNQTVVGSEIQG; encoded by the coding sequence ATGCGTAATCTTTTTCTTTCACTGGCGGCCACAACGGCCCTCGCTTCTCCGGCCTTCGCCGATCTGCTTGATCTGGAGAAGGATGAATTGACCTTCGGTTTCATCAAGCTGACCGATATGGCCCCGCTCGCCGTGGCTTACGAGCAAGGGTATTTCCTTGATGAGGGGCTGTTTGTCACTTTGGAAGCGCAGGCGAACTGGAAAGTTCTTCTGGACGGTGTGATCGACGGACAGCTGGATGGCGCCCACATGCTGGCGGGTCAACCATTGGCCGCAACAATCGGTTATGGGACCGAGGCGCATATCGTCACCCCCTTTTCGATGGACCTGAACGGCAATGCGATCACGGTCTCAAATGAAGTCTGGGACCTGATGCGCCCGCATGTGCCCTCGATGGAAGACGGCCGCCCCCAGCATCCGATTTCTGCGGAAGCGCTGGTCCCCGTGATCGAGCAATTCAGTGCGCAAGGCCGCCCTTTCAACATGGGCATGGTTTTCCCTGTCTCGACCCACAACTACGAACTGCGTTACTGGCTGGCTGCTGGCGGGATCGAACCCGGCTATTACAGCCCCGAAAACATCTCTGGCCAGATCGGGGCCGAGGCGTTTCTTTCCGTCACACCTCCTCCGCAGATGCCCTCGACGATGGAAGCCGGCACAATCGACGGCTACTGCGTGGGCGAGCCGTGGAACCAGCAGGCTGTTTTCAAAGGCATCGGTGTGCCTGTGATTACTGATTATGAGTTGTGGAAGAACAACCCCGAAAAGGTCTTTGGCCTGACTGCCGAGTTCGTCGAGGAAAATCCCAACACAACCAAAGCCCTGGTACGGGCCCTGATCCGCGCCGCCATGTGGCTGGATGAAAATGACAACGCCAATCGCGAAGCCGCCGTGGAGATTCTATCACGCGCTGAATACGTAGGTGCCGACTATGAGGTCATCGCGAACTCCATGACCGGCACCTTCGAATATGAGCCCGGTGACGTGCGCGAAGTGCCCGACTTCAACGTCTTCTTCCGCTACAACGCTACCTATCCCTTCTATTCCGACGCAATCTGGTACCTGACCCAAATGCGTCGCTGGGGCCAAATCCCTGAAGCAAAGACGGATGATTGGTACAAGGAAGTGGCTGAAAGCGTCTATCGCCCCGATATCTATCTGGAAGCCGCACAATCGCTTGTTGATGATGGTCTGGCAGATCCTGCGGACTTTCCGTGGGGCAGCGACGGCTACAAAGAGCCGACACCAGCCGCCGACATCATTGACGGTATCCCTTACGATGGCCGCTTCCCCAACGCCTATCTGGACTCTCTGCCGATTGGCCTGAAGGGCAACCAGACCGTCGTTGGCTCGGAAATCCAGGGCTAG
- a CDS encoding ABC transporter substrate-binding protein produces MKPVEISVAYMPLVDAAPLVIAQEMGFTQSEGIALNLIAAPSWSSVRDMLAFGRVDAAHLLSPVPLATAMGLGGVATQLSAVSVLSVNGNVIGVSRALAAKLRDAGFAFDFADPFAAAAALAQVSDGPLTFGVPFPFSMHVELLRYWAEGTALGPNGITIRTVPPPLMANALAAGDVDAFCVGEPWGSVAVDDGAGALILPTSAIWAFAPEKVLAVRTDWAETEPDLLGRLMRAVWRAGRWLSNPDVRATASDLLSRKAYLDVSAELIDRALSGHLTISSAGDIRQVPNFLEFHAGAATFPWRSQAKWIARRLHAAHGGTVLSDAAIARVFRSDLHRRHLASTSNDLPGASEKVEGAILAPTAVASAEGRITLQADCFFDGQIFDPAQE; encoded by the coding sequence ATGAAGCCGGTCGAGATATCTGTCGCTTATATGCCGCTGGTAGATGCCGCGCCCTTGGTGATCGCGCAGGAAATGGGGTTTACGCAGTCCGAGGGCATCGCGCTGAACCTGATTGCCGCGCCATCGTGGTCGTCTGTGCGCGATATGCTGGCCTTTGGGCGCGTGGATGCCGCGCATCTTTTGTCACCGGTGCCGCTGGCCACAGCGATGGGACTGGGCGGGGTCGCCACACAGCTATCGGCGGTGTCCGTCCTGTCAGTAAACGGCAACGTGATCGGGGTCAGCCGCGCGCTGGCGGCCAAATTGCGCGATGCAGGCTTTGCCTTCGATTTTGCCGATCCTTTTGCGGCGGCGGCGGCACTTGCACAAGTCAGCGATGGCCCACTGACCTTTGGCGTGCCTTTTCCGTTTTCGATGCATGTGGAGTTGCTGCGCTATTGGGCCGAAGGCACAGCACTCGGGCCGAACGGGATCACGATCCGCACCGTGCCACCGCCGCTCATGGCCAATGCACTGGCGGCAGGTGATGTCGATGCTTTTTGCGTTGGTGAACCTTGGGGATCGGTCGCTGTGGACGACGGGGCGGGCGCGCTGATCCTGCCCACCAGTGCGATCTGGGCCTTTGCGCCGGAAAAAGTGCTGGCGGTGCGTACTGATTGGGCAGAAACCGAGCCAGATCTGCTGGGTCGCCTGATGCGTGCGGTATGGCGCGCGGGCCGCTGGCTGTCCAATCCCGATGTCCGCGCCACCGCAAGCGATCTTTTGTCACGCAAGGCCTATCTTGATGTCTCGGCCGAGTTGATCGACCGCGCCCTGTCAGGGCACCTGACAATTTCATCAGCAGGCGATATTCGGCAGGTACCCAATTTTCTAGAGTTCCACGCCGGCGCCGCCACTTTCCCTTGGCGCAGTCAGGCTAAATGGATCGCCCGACGGCTGCATGCGGCCCATGGCGGGACGGTCTTGTCGGATGCGGCGATTGCGCGCGTCTTCCGCAGCGATCTGCATCGCCGCCACCTCGCCAGCACCAGCAACGACCTGCCGGGTGCATCCGAAAAGGTCGAGGGTGCGATTCTGGCACCAACTGCCGTGGCTTCGGCCGAAGGGCGGATCACCTTGCAGGCGGATTGCTTTTTTGATGGACAAATTTTTGACCCAGCGCAGGAATAA